In Prionailurus viverrinus isolate Anna chromosome C2, UM_Priviv_1.0, whole genome shotgun sequence, one DNA window encodes the following:
- the GET1 gene encoding guided entry of tail-anchored proteins factor 1 isoform X3: MSAAEADRWAWLLVLSFVFGCNVLRILLPSFSSFMSRVLQKDAEQESQMRAEIQGMKQELSTVNMMDEFARYARLERKINKMTDKLKTHVKARTAQLAKIKWVISVAFYVLQAALMVSLIWKYYSVPVAVVPSKWITPLDRLVAFPTRVAGGVGITCWILVCNKVVAIVLHPFS; this comes from the exons ATGAGCGCGGCGGAGGCCGACCGCTGGGCGTGGCTGCTGGTGCTCAGCTTCGTGTTTGGGTGCAATGTCCTCAGGATTCTCCTCCCGTCCTTCTCCTCCTTC ATGTCCAGGGTGCTGCAGAAGGACGCCGAGCAGGAGTCGCAGATGAGAGCGGAGATCCAGGGTATGAAGCAAGAACTCTCCACCGTCAACATGATGGACGAATTCGCCAGATATGCCAGGCTGGAGCGAAAGATCAACAAGATGACGGATAAGCTTAAAACTCACG tGAAAGCTCGGACAGCCCAATTGGCCAAGATAAAATGGGTTATAAGTGTTGCCTTCTATGTATTGCAA GCTGCCCTGATGGTGTCGCTCATTTGGAAATACTACTCTGTCCCTGTGGCCGTGGTACCGAGTAAATGGATAACTCCACTAGACCGCCTGGTAGCATTTCCTACCAGAGTAGCAG GTGGTGTTGGAATCACCTGTTGGATTTTAGTCTGTAACAAAGTCGTGGCTATTGTGCTGCACCCTTTCAGCTGA
- the GET1 gene encoding guided entry of tail-anchored proteins factor 1 isoform X2 — protein MILEWPSFSALKSGRLRFPIGAQATETRGRHCRTCHCRCLPGTLLSLSKEHGHLMSRVLQKDAEQESQMRAEIQGMKQELSTVNMMDEFARYARLERKINKMTDKLKTHVKARTAQLAKIKWVISVAFYVLQAALMVSLIWKYYSVPVAVVPSKWITPLDRLVAFPTRVAGKKFASLPVRVILTE, from the exons ATGATTTTGGAATGGCcttcattttctgctttaaaaagtgGCCGCCTCCGTTTCCCTATAGGGGCCCAGGCCACTGAGACGAGGGGCAGACACTGCAGGACCTGCCACTGTAGGTGCCTTCCTGGgaccctcctctccctttccaagGAGCATGGTCACCTA ATGTCCAGGGTGCTGCAGAAGGACGCCGAGCAGGAGTCGCAGATGAGAGCGGAGATCCAGGGTATGAAGCAAGAACTCTCCACCGTCAACATGATGGACGAATTCGCCAGATATGCCAGGCTGGAGCGAAAGATCAACAAGATGACGGATAAGCTTAAAACTCACG tGAAAGCTCGGACAGCCCAATTGGCCAAGATAAAATGGGTTATAAGTGTTGCCTTCTATGTATTGCAA GCTGCCCTGATGGTGTCGCTCATTTGGAAATACTACTCTGTCCCTGTGGCCGTGGTACCGAGTAAATGGATAACTCCACTAGACCGCCTGGTAGCATTTCCTACCAGAGTAGCAG GAAAGAAATTCGCATCATTGCCAGTTCGTGTGATTCTTACTGAATGA
- the GET1 gene encoding guided entry of tail-anchored proteins factor 1 isoform X1, whose product MILEWPSFSALKSGRLRFPIGAQATETRGRHCRTCHCRCLPGTLLSLSKEHGHLMSRVLQKDAEQESQMRAEIQGMKQELSTVNMMDEFARYARLERKINKMTDKLKTHVKARTAQLAKIKWVISVAFYVLQAALMVSLIWKYYSVPVAVVPSKWITPLDRLVAFPTRVAGGVGITCWILVCNKVVAIVLHPFS is encoded by the exons ATGATTTTGGAATGGCcttcattttctgctttaaaaagtgGCCGCCTCCGTTTCCCTATAGGGGCCCAGGCCACTGAGACGAGGGGCAGACACTGCAGGACCTGCCACTGTAGGTGCCTTCCTGGgaccctcctctccctttccaagGAGCATGGTCACCTA ATGTCCAGGGTGCTGCAGAAGGACGCCGAGCAGGAGTCGCAGATGAGAGCGGAGATCCAGGGTATGAAGCAAGAACTCTCCACCGTCAACATGATGGACGAATTCGCCAGATATGCCAGGCTGGAGCGAAAGATCAACAAGATGACGGATAAGCTTAAAACTCACG tGAAAGCTCGGACAGCCCAATTGGCCAAGATAAAATGGGTTATAAGTGTTGCCTTCTATGTATTGCAA GCTGCCCTGATGGTGTCGCTCATTTGGAAATACTACTCTGTCCCTGTGGCCGTGGTACCGAGTAAATGGATAACTCCACTAGACCGCCTGGTAGCATTTCCTACCAGAGTAGCAG GTGGTGTTGGAATCACCTGTTGGATTTTAGTCTGTAACAAAGTCGTGGCTATTGTGCTGCACCCTTTCAGCTGA
- the GET1 gene encoding guided entry of tail-anchored proteins factor 1 isoform X4, with the protein MSRVLQKDAEQESQMRAEIQGMKQELSTVNMMDEFARYARLERKINKMTDKLKTHVKARTAQLAKIKWVISVAFYVLQAALMVSLIWKYYSVPVAVVPSKWITPLDRLVAFPTRVAGGVGITCWILVCNKVVAIVLHPFS; encoded by the exons ATGTCCAGGGTGCTGCAGAAGGACGCCGAGCAGGAGTCGCAGATGAGAGCGGAGATCCAGGGTATGAAGCAAGAACTCTCCACCGTCAACATGATGGACGAATTCGCCAGATATGCCAGGCTGGAGCGAAAGATCAACAAGATGACGGATAAGCTTAAAACTCACG tGAAAGCTCGGACAGCCCAATTGGCCAAGATAAAATGGGTTATAAGTGTTGCCTTCTATGTATTGCAA GCTGCCCTGATGGTGTCGCTCATTTGGAAATACTACTCTGTCCCTGTGGCCGTGGTACCGAGTAAATGGATAACTCCACTAGACCGCCTGGTAGCATTTCCTACCAGAGTAGCAG GTGGTGTTGGAATCACCTGTTGGATTTTAGTCTGTAACAAAGTCGTGGCTATTGTGCTGCACCCTTTCAGCTGA